In Amycolatopsis coloradensis, one genomic interval encodes:
- a CDS encoding transcriptional regulator gives MRAAARRRLGRVRHPATSSAPCDSAVSKHGRTLEYAGNLEIRKGAVGRRPRTWLRLSLVGRDALRDHLTWLTNLSHTIDQPL, from the coding sequence GTGCGCGCTGCTGCAAGGCGCCGACTGGGTCGAGTTCGCCACCCCGCGACCTCATCGGCGCCCTGTGACTCCGCGGTCTCGAAGCACGGCCGGACCCTCGAGTACGCAGGCAATCTCGAGATCCGCAAAGGGGCGGTCGGGCGGCGGCCTAGGACGTGGCTGCGGCTCTCGCTGGTCGGACGCGACGCGTTACGTGATCACCTCACCTGGTTGACCAACCTGAGCCACACCATCGACCAACCGCTGTAG